DNA sequence from the Gemmatimonadales bacterium genome:
ACGGCGACCCGGCGCTTTCGACGACGGGTCAACGATGAGCCGATCTCCCGGGGAGTTGCCCCCAGCGCCAGAAGCGAGCGCAGCAGCAAATCGATCGACACCGACGGGTCGCCCGCTTCCATCTTGGCCACCCGTGACTGGCTGGAACCCACGCGCTTCGCGAGGGCGGCCTGGGTCAGTCGTCGTGCCGTTCGCCGAGTGCGCAGCGCTTCCGCCAGCGACAGACGCAGTTCGACAAAGGCTGCCTCTTCGGGGCTCAGGCCCAGAAACTCCGCCGCCGTTCCGACCTGCCAGCCGTGCGCTTCCAGTCTGGTCCGCGTTGCCTTGTTCATGCGTCCTCCGAGTCCGCCATCAGCTGATCATAGCGCCGCAAGCGTCGGCGGCAGTTCGCGACAATCCCAGCCGGGGTTTGTGCCGTCTTCTTGCTGAACACCTCGGCAATCACAATGGCATCGGTATCCAGCCGATAGATGATTCGCCAGGTGGCCTGCTCGTCCGGGATGCGTAGTTCATGGCAGCGCGGCGCAATGCTGGGCATCGGTCGCGAGTGCGGCAGGCTCAGCTTCTCGCCCCGCTGCAAGCGGCGCAGTAGCACCCCGGCCTCGAGGCGGGCGGCTGCTGAGAAGGGCGGGGTTTTGACTTCCCCGCGAAGCCAGACGAGCGGTTTGTCCGCGCCCATAGGGGATAGTATGTCGAATGTGACATATCGTCAAGGCGCCGTCTAACGGGGGTTTGCAGCGGGCAGCCGGGCGGGCGTCCTCTTCCGAAGTCGCGGCCGCGCCCTCATGTTAGGTGTGGATGGCGCGGCCGCTCAGCTCCTCGAGCGGCCGCCGCTGAAACCCAAAGTCGTTAGGCGTCAACGTTGATAGACTCGATGAGCCCGGATGAACTGCATTCACGGTTGCACGAGCGTGTCTTGGCGTGGCGTGTCAGCGTCGAGGATGTAGTCCACACAGCCAGTTCCGTCGTCGCATTTG
Encoded proteins:
- a CDS encoding helix-turn-helix domain-containing protein yields the protein MNKATRTRLEAHGWQVGTAAEFLGLSPEEAAFVELRLSLAEALRTRRTARRLTQAALAKRVGSSQSRVAKMEAGDPSVSIDLLLRSLLALGATPREIGSSLTRRRKRRVAV
- a CDS encoding type II toxin-antitoxin system RelE/ParE family toxin is translated as MGADKPLVWLRGEVKTPPFSAAARLEAGVLLRRLQRGEKLSLPHSRPMPSIAPRCHELRIPDEQATWRIIYRLDTDAIVIAEVFSKKTAQTPAGIVANCRRRLRRYDQLMADSEDA